One part of the Muntiacus reevesi chromosome 18, mMunRee1.1, whole genome shotgun sequence genome encodes these proteins:
- the HID1 gene encoding protein HID1 isoform X1 translates to MGSADSKLNFRKAVIQLTTKTQPVEATDDAFWDQFWADTATSVQDVFALVPAAEIRAVREESPSNLATLCYKAVEKLVQGAESGCHSEKERQIVLNCSRLLTRVLPYIFEDPDWRGFFWSTVPGAGRGGQAEDDEENARPLAESLLLAIADLLFCPDFTVQSHRRSTVDSAEDIHSLDSCEYIWEAGVGFAHSPQPNYIHDMNRMELLKLLLTCFSEAMYLPPAPDSSSINPWVQFFCSTENRHALPLFTSLLNTVCAYDPVGYGIPYNHLLFSDYREPLVEEAAQVLIVTLDHDSATSASPTVDGTTTGTAMDDADPPGPENLFVNYLSRIHREEDFQFILKGIARLLSNPLLQTYLPNSTKKIQFHQELLVLFWKLCDFNKKFLFFVLKSSDVLDILVPILYFLNDARADQSRVGLMHIGVFILLLLSGERNFGVRLNKPYSVRVPMDIPVFTGTHADLLIVVFHKIITSGHQRLQPLFDCLLTIVVNVSPYLKSLSMVAANKLLHLLEAFSTTWFLFSAAQNHHLVFFLLEVFNNIIQYQFDGNSNLVYAIIRKRSVFHQLANLPTDPPAIHKALQRRRRPPESLSRAGSQEGASMEGSRPAAPAEPGTLKTSLVATPGIDKLTEKSQVSEDGTLRSLDSAPQQSSVEDSPAAEEPSQAWREQRRLSSASASGQWNPTSEWVLSWKSKLPLQTIMRLLQVLVPQVEKICIDKGLTDESEILRFLQHGTLVGLLPVPHPILIRKYQANSGTAMWFRTYMWGVIYLRNVDPPVWYDTDVKLFEIQRV, encoded by the exons ATGGGGTCGGCCGACTCCAAGCTGAACTTCCGAAAGGCGGTGATCCAGCTCACCACCAAGACGCAG CCCGTGGAAGCCACCGATGACGCCTTCTGGGACCAGTTCTGGGCGGACACGGCCACCTCGGTGCAGGATGTCTTTGCGCTGGTGCCGGCAGCGGAGATCCGAGCGGTTCGAGAGGAGTCACCCTCCAACCTGGCCACTCTGTGCTACAAG GCAGTCGAGAAGCTGGTGCAGGGAGCCGAGAGCGGCTGCCACTCGGAGAAGGAGAGGCAGATTGTGCTGAACTGTAGCCGCCTGCTCACCCGCGTGCTGCCCTACATCTTCGAGGACCCTGACTGGAGGGGCTTCTTCTGGTCCACAGTGCCCGGGGCTGGGCGAGGAGGG CAGGCAGAGGACGATGAGGAGAACGCCCGACCGCTGGCCGAGTCCCTGCTCCTGGCCATCGCGGACCTGCTCTTCTGCCCGGACTTCACCGTGCAGAGCCACCGGCGGAGCACTGTG GACTCGGCAGAGGACATTCACTCCCTGGACAGCTGTGAATACATCTGGGAGGCTGGCGTGGGCTTTGCTCACTCTCCCCAGCCCAACTACATCCACGACATGAATCG GATGGAGCTGCTGAAACTGCTGCTCACTTGCTTCTCCGAGGCCATGTACCTGCCCCCAGCTCCGGACAGCAGCAGCATCAATCCGTGGGTGCAGTTTTTTTGTTCCACAGAAAACAG ACACGCCCTGCCCCTGTTCACCTCGCTCCTGAACACCGTGTGTGCCTATGACCCTGTGGGCTACGGGATCCCGTACAACCACCTGCTCTTCTCCGACTACCGGGAGCCGCTGGTGGAGGAAGCGGCCCAGGTGCTCATCGTCACCTTGGACCACGACAGCGCCACCAGCGCCAGCCCCACCGTGGACGGCACCACCACGGGCACCGCCATGGACGATGCCGAC CCTCCGGGCCCCGAGAACCTGTTTGTGAACTACCTGTCCCGCATCCATCGAGAAGAG GACTTCCAGTTCATCCTCAAGGGCATAGCCCGGCTGCTGTCCAACCCCCTGCTCCAGACCTACCTGCCCAACTCGACCAAGAAGATCCAGTTCCATCAGGAGTTGCTGGTCCTCTTCTGGAAGCTCTGCGACTTCAACAAG aaaTTTCTCTTCTTTGTGCTGAAGAGCAGCGACGTCCTAGACATCCTGGTTCCCATCCTCTACTTCCTCAACGATGCTCGAGCGGATCAGT CTCGGGTGGGCCTGATGCACATCGGCGTCTTCATCCTGCTGCTTCTGAGCGGGGAGCGGAACTTCGGGGTGCGGCTGAACAAGCCCTACTCGGTGCGCGTGCCCATGGACATCCCGGTCTTCACCGGCACCCACGCCGACCTGCTCATCGTG GTTTTCCACAAGATCATCACCAGCGGGCACCAGCGGCTTCAGCCCCTCTTCGACTGTCTGCTCACCATCGTGGTCAACG TGTCACCCTACCTCAAGAGCCTGTCCATGGTGGCCGCCAACAAGCTGCTGCACCTGCTGGAGGCCTTCTCCACCACCTGGTTCCTCTTCTCTGCTGCCCAGAACCACCACCTGGTCTTCTTCCTCTTGGAAGTCTTCAACAACATCATCCAGTACCAGTTTGACG GCAACTCCAACCTGGTCTATGCCATCATCCGGAAGCGCAGCGTCTTCCACCAGCTGGCCAACCTGCCCACCGACCCGCCCGCCATCCACAAGGCCCTGCAGCGGCGCCGCCGGCCGCCCGAGTCCTTGTCCCGCGCGGGCTCGCAGGAGGGCGCCTCCATGGAGGGGTCCCGCCCCGCCGCGCCCGCTGAGCCGGGCACCCTCAAGACCAGCCTGGTGGCCACCCCAG GCATTGACAAGCTGACGGAGAAGTCCCAGGTGTCAGAGGATGGCACCCTGCGGTCCCTGGACTCTGCGCCCCAGCAGAGCTCGGTGGAGGACAGCCCAGCCGCGGAG GAGCCCAGCCAGGCTTGGCGGGAGCAGCGGCGACTGTCCAGCGCATCGGCCAGTGGGCAGTGGAACCCGACGTCGGAGTGG GTCCTCTCCTGGAAATCGAAGCTGCCGCTGCAAACCATCATGAGGCTGCTGCAGGTGCTGGTTCCCCAGGTGGAGAAGATCTGCATTGACAA GGGCCTGACGGACGAGTCGGAGATCCTGCGGTTCCTGCAGCATGGCACCCTGGTGGGGCTCCTGCCCGTGCCCCACCCCATCCTCATCCGCAAGTACCAGGCCAACTCGGGCACAGCCATGTGGTTCCGCACGTACATGTGGGGCGTCATCTACCTGAG GAATGTGGACCCACCTGTCTGGTACGACACGGACGTGAAGCTGTTTGAGATCCAGCGGGTGTGA
- the HID1 gene encoding protein HID1 isoform X2, which translates to MGSADSKLNFRKAVIQLTTKTQPVEATDDAFWDQFWADTATSVQDVFALVPAAEIRAVREESPSNLATLCYKAVEKLVQGAESGCHSEKERQIVLNCSRLLTRVLPYIFEDPDWRGFFWSTVPGAGRGGAEDDEENARPLAESLLLAIADLLFCPDFTVQSHRRSTVDSAEDIHSLDSCEYIWEAGVGFAHSPQPNYIHDMNRMELLKLLLTCFSEAMYLPPAPDSSSINPWVQFFCSTENRHALPLFTSLLNTVCAYDPVGYGIPYNHLLFSDYREPLVEEAAQVLIVTLDHDSATSASPTVDGTTTGTAMDDADPPGPENLFVNYLSRIHREEDFQFILKGIARLLSNPLLQTYLPNSTKKIQFHQELLVLFWKLCDFNKKFLFFVLKSSDVLDILVPILYFLNDARADQSRVGLMHIGVFILLLLSGERNFGVRLNKPYSVRVPMDIPVFTGTHADLLIVVFHKIITSGHQRLQPLFDCLLTIVVNVSPYLKSLSMVAANKLLHLLEAFSTTWFLFSAAQNHHLVFFLLEVFNNIIQYQFDGNSNLVYAIIRKRSVFHQLANLPTDPPAIHKALQRRRRPPESLSRAGSQEGASMEGSRPAAPAEPGTLKTSLVATPGIDKLTEKSQVSEDGTLRSLDSAPQQSSVEDSPAAEEPSQAWREQRRLSSASASGQWNPTSEWVLSWKSKLPLQTIMRLLQVLVPQVEKICIDKGLTDESEILRFLQHGTLVGLLPVPHPILIRKYQANSGTAMWFRTYMWGVIYLRNVDPPVWYDTDVKLFEIQRV; encoded by the exons ATGGGGTCGGCCGACTCCAAGCTGAACTTCCGAAAGGCGGTGATCCAGCTCACCACCAAGACGCAG CCCGTGGAAGCCACCGATGACGCCTTCTGGGACCAGTTCTGGGCGGACACGGCCACCTCGGTGCAGGATGTCTTTGCGCTGGTGCCGGCAGCGGAGATCCGAGCGGTTCGAGAGGAGTCACCCTCCAACCTGGCCACTCTGTGCTACAAG GCAGTCGAGAAGCTGGTGCAGGGAGCCGAGAGCGGCTGCCACTCGGAGAAGGAGAGGCAGATTGTGCTGAACTGTAGCCGCCTGCTCACCCGCGTGCTGCCCTACATCTTCGAGGACCCTGACTGGAGGGGCTTCTTCTGGTCCACAGTGCCCGGGGCTGGGCGAGGAGGG GCAGAGGACGATGAGGAGAACGCCCGACCGCTGGCCGAGTCCCTGCTCCTGGCCATCGCGGACCTGCTCTTCTGCCCGGACTTCACCGTGCAGAGCCACCGGCGGAGCACTGTG GACTCGGCAGAGGACATTCACTCCCTGGACAGCTGTGAATACATCTGGGAGGCTGGCGTGGGCTTTGCTCACTCTCCCCAGCCCAACTACATCCACGACATGAATCG GATGGAGCTGCTGAAACTGCTGCTCACTTGCTTCTCCGAGGCCATGTACCTGCCCCCAGCTCCGGACAGCAGCAGCATCAATCCGTGGGTGCAGTTTTTTTGTTCCACAGAAAACAG ACACGCCCTGCCCCTGTTCACCTCGCTCCTGAACACCGTGTGTGCCTATGACCCTGTGGGCTACGGGATCCCGTACAACCACCTGCTCTTCTCCGACTACCGGGAGCCGCTGGTGGAGGAAGCGGCCCAGGTGCTCATCGTCACCTTGGACCACGACAGCGCCACCAGCGCCAGCCCCACCGTGGACGGCACCACCACGGGCACCGCCATGGACGATGCCGAC CCTCCGGGCCCCGAGAACCTGTTTGTGAACTACCTGTCCCGCATCCATCGAGAAGAG GACTTCCAGTTCATCCTCAAGGGCATAGCCCGGCTGCTGTCCAACCCCCTGCTCCAGACCTACCTGCCCAACTCGACCAAGAAGATCCAGTTCCATCAGGAGTTGCTGGTCCTCTTCTGGAAGCTCTGCGACTTCAACAAG aaaTTTCTCTTCTTTGTGCTGAAGAGCAGCGACGTCCTAGACATCCTGGTTCCCATCCTCTACTTCCTCAACGATGCTCGAGCGGATCAGT CTCGGGTGGGCCTGATGCACATCGGCGTCTTCATCCTGCTGCTTCTGAGCGGGGAGCGGAACTTCGGGGTGCGGCTGAACAAGCCCTACTCGGTGCGCGTGCCCATGGACATCCCGGTCTTCACCGGCACCCACGCCGACCTGCTCATCGTG GTTTTCCACAAGATCATCACCAGCGGGCACCAGCGGCTTCAGCCCCTCTTCGACTGTCTGCTCACCATCGTGGTCAACG TGTCACCCTACCTCAAGAGCCTGTCCATGGTGGCCGCCAACAAGCTGCTGCACCTGCTGGAGGCCTTCTCCACCACCTGGTTCCTCTTCTCTGCTGCCCAGAACCACCACCTGGTCTTCTTCCTCTTGGAAGTCTTCAACAACATCATCCAGTACCAGTTTGACG GCAACTCCAACCTGGTCTATGCCATCATCCGGAAGCGCAGCGTCTTCCACCAGCTGGCCAACCTGCCCACCGACCCGCCCGCCATCCACAAGGCCCTGCAGCGGCGCCGCCGGCCGCCCGAGTCCTTGTCCCGCGCGGGCTCGCAGGAGGGCGCCTCCATGGAGGGGTCCCGCCCCGCCGCGCCCGCTGAGCCGGGCACCCTCAAGACCAGCCTGGTGGCCACCCCAG GCATTGACAAGCTGACGGAGAAGTCCCAGGTGTCAGAGGATGGCACCCTGCGGTCCCTGGACTCTGCGCCCCAGCAGAGCTCGGTGGAGGACAGCCCAGCCGCGGAG GAGCCCAGCCAGGCTTGGCGGGAGCAGCGGCGACTGTCCAGCGCATCGGCCAGTGGGCAGTGGAACCCGACGTCGGAGTGG GTCCTCTCCTGGAAATCGAAGCTGCCGCTGCAAACCATCATGAGGCTGCTGCAGGTGCTGGTTCCCCAGGTGGAGAAGATCTGCATTGACAA GGGCCTGACGGACGAGTCGGAGATCCTGCGGTTCCTGCAGCATGGCACCCTGGTGGGGCTCCTGCCCGTGCCCCACCCCATCCTCATCCGCAAGTACCAGGCCAACTCGGGCACAGCCATGTGGTTCCGCACGTACATGTGGGGCGTCATCTACCTGAG GAATGTGGACCCACCTGTCTGGTACGACACGGACGTGAAGCTGTTTGAGATCCAGCGGGTGTGA